One window from the genome of Chitinivibrionales bacterium encodes:
- a CDS encoding GntR family transcriptional regulator: protein MKKKPGSATQKAVLYVCYALRNGEWRAAMPTIKELARDAGVSLQTMWNAIQILKQRGIIENSYARKLKPVTLTSERAKKIINEFTDMCDPPQKNIAVWEQAAANIKHAILTGVYGTNKPLPTLKELRNSYHISFVTLKKALESLREEGFLFRYNKTYAVTRVGEQQANKRIVFSTISLKYRRLTISSFSEDFVRYLEAECAAAQIRLDHILQLKEGDRYVTVNNRQEECSFTDDDSVLGYIVLVYYPPDEAYDRVFRAISHLKKPVAILDIVGGWQLPRFLQKKNVQMFTAATSGQCGNLVARYLLDAGHTRIAYISPYHQAQWSKERYKAIDEIYITAGRNNCVALFSYDNPPFIDSLYHGTVHSQIEYAKLMDSYTRWRKDVPSHYADMLDPWFEQVFPENLLPRAEFNRQIYKLFECVLKEPGITAWVAANDTVALTALQFLKEREFRIPGDVSVISFDDTRESLHNSLTSFSFNMREAMYLIFNYLVNTRSMEKRSRMRAVEIGGKIIERATVKNLRKKE, encoded by the coding sequence ATGAAAAAGAAACCCGGTTCTGCAACACAAAAAGCGGTTTTGTATGTCTGCTATGCACTAAGAAATGGTGAGTGGCGCGCGGCTATGCCGACAATTAAGGAACTGGCCCGTGATGCCGGTGTTTCATTGCAGACGATGTGGAACGCGATTCAGATATTAAAGCAAAGGGGAATAATTGAGAATTCATATGCCAGAAAACTGAAGCCGGTCACTTTGACCTCAGAGCGTGCGAAAAAAATTATAAATGAGTTTACCGATATGTGTGATCCACCACAGAAAAATATTGCTGTATGGGAGCAGGCCGCGGCTAATATCAAGCATGCCATCCTAACCGGTGTATATGGAACCAATAAACCACTGCCAACCTTAAAAGAATTACGGAACAGTTATCATATCTCTTTTGTTACCCTGAAAAAAGCATTGGAATCACTTCGGGAGGAAGGATTTTTATTTCGGTACAATAAGACCTATGCAGTTACCCGGGTAGGGGAACAGCAGGCAAACAAGCGTATCGTATTCAGTACAATTTCTCTGAAATATCGACGTCTTACCATCAGTTCGTTCAGTGAGGATTTTGTACGCTACCTCGAGGCTGAGTGTGCAGCAGCACAGATCAGGCTCGATCATATTCTGCAGCTTAAGGAAGGGGATCGCTATGTGACAGTCAACAACCGCCAGGAGGAATGTTCTTTTACCGATGATGATTCGGTGCTGGGATATATTGTATTGGTGTATTATCCTCCTGATGAGGCCTATGACCGGGTATTCAGAGCAATTTCCCATTTAAAAAAGCCGGTAGCGATTCTGGACATTGTGGGTGGTTGGCAGTTGCCCCGTTTTCTGCAGAAAAAGAATGTCCAGATGTTTACTGCTGCAACGTCGGGGCAATGCGGAAATCTTGTCGCACGCTATTTGCTCGATGCCGGACATACAAGGATAGCCTACATTTCCCCTTATCATCAGGCGCAGTGGTCCAAAGAACGGTATAAAGCCATCGATGAAATATATATAACTGCCGGGCGCAATAATTGCGTAGCACTTTTCAGTTATGATAATCCGCCATTCATCGATTCTCTTTACCATGGAACGGTCCATAGTCAGATAGAATATGCAAAGCTTATGGATTCCTATACCCGGTGGCGTAAAGATGTACCTTCACATTATGCGGATATGCTCGATCCCTGGTTCGAACAGGTATTCCCCGAAAACCTGCTTCCCCGGGCCGAATTTAACCGGCAGATATACAAACTTTTCGAATGTGTACTTAAAGAACCGGGTATTACCGCGTGGGTTGCAGCAAATGATACGGTCGCGCTCACTGCTCTTCAGTTTCTCAAAGAACGGGAATTCAGAATACCGGGGGATGTCTCGGTTATCAGTTTTGACGATACTCGTGAATCCCTCCATAACAGTTTAACGAGTTTCAGTTTCAACATGCGTGAGGCCATGTATCTGATTTTCAACTATCTTGTCAACACACGGTCCATGGAGAAGAGATCGAGAATGCGTGCTGTTGAGATCGGTGGAAAGATTATCGAAAGAGCGACAGTGAAAAACCTGAGGAAGAAGGAGTAA
- a CDS encoding sialate O-acetylesterase, giving the protein MRRIGGTLLSCATAVNLLVLSIFTIAAGQNRIACVGNSITAGSGLSYNQKWPSQLQVFLGDNYRVKNCGHSMRAALKKSDYPYGESPWFDSVFAFRPDTILMLLGTNDSKSVNWEYGSEFTGDYNALIDTFLTIESSPQIILMVPPPIASDQWGLQKAVIDTAIVPAISEIAEQRDLPLIDIYTLFIGHTDTWLRDGVHPTPEGATYIAHKTYETLITTPLKRGSVSVMSGAAERGNEYRIVVGVNFYGLPLKSGLSGTGYNLMGERVPSYFSNAAIMIMRDEQYGK; this is encoded by the coding sequence ATGCGACGGATTGGTGGAACATTGCTCAGCTGTGCTACGGCAGTTAATTTACTTGTCCTGAGTATTTTTACCATTGCGGCAGGACAAAACCGTATCGCCTGTGTGGGCAACAGCATTACCGCAGGAAGTGGCCTGTCGTATAATCAGAAATGGCCATCACAGCTTCAGGTTTTCCTCGGTGATAATTACAGGGTTAAAAATTGCGGTCACAGCATGCGGGCGGCCCTTAAAAAAAGCGATTATCCCTACGGGGAATCCCCCTGGTTCGATTCTGTTTTCGCTTTCAGGCCCGATACCATTCTGATGCTGCTCGGTACCAACGACAGCAAATCGGTAAACTGGGAGTACGGAAGCGAATTTACCGGTGATTACAATGCTCTCATTGACACTTTTTTAACTATAGAGAGCAGCCCTCAGATAATCCTTATGGTACCCCCGCCAATCGCTTCGGATCAGTGGGGTTTGCAAAAAGCGGTTATCGATACCGCTATCGTGCCGGCAATATCGGAAATCGCTGAGCAGAGAGATTTGCCCCTTATCGATATTTATACCCTTTTTATCGGTCATACCGACACTTGGCTTCGTGACGGCGTCCATCCTACACCAGAAGGTGCTACCTATATAGCTCACAAAACATACGAGACGCTCATTACGACACCGCTTAAAAGAGGGAGCGTTTCGGTAATGTCGGGGGCTGCTGAAAGAGGTAATGAATACAGGATAGTTGTTGGCGTCAATTTTTATGGTTTACCTCTCAAATCCGGTTTGTCGGGAACCGGTTATAATTTGATGGGGGAGCGAGTTCCCTCATATTTTTCTAATGCGGCAATAATGATCATGAGAGATGAACAGTATGGGAAGTGA
- a CDS encoding DUF5060 domain-containing protein, with protein MLITIAAISASPVITGQLKKWHKITITFDGPQTSETADPNPFLDYRLKVTFTNGLKTYTIPGYFAADGDAANTGASSGNKWRVHFAPDETGTWNYTVSFRQGTNIAVTSDAGTAVTPLDGETGSFTIAATDKTGRDNRGKGRLQYVGEHYLRWAETGDYFVKGGADAPENFLAYEDFDNTPDNGNRRKSWSYHVQDWNSGDPTWNSGKGKGIIGAINYLASKGMNVFSFLTMNITGDDKNVFPYISDNSSDFTRFDCSKLDQWETVFEHADKKGMYLHFKTQETENDQLLNNGNIGIERKIYYRELIARFGHHLALNWNLGEENTQTHQQRRDMAQYFYDNDPYHHNIVIHTYPGDHDNVYSELIGSKSKLTGASIQTGWSNVHNATKTWVTASANAGKKWIVANDEQGSASTGVPPDLGYRNPDNNNEEYIGVNDRGDNISVTSDDIRHKTLWGNLMAGGAGVEYYFGYRLPQSDLTCQDYRSRDKMWDYTRHALEFFQNHLPFELMHCNDNLTSAGNDYCFALEGEIYAIYLPGGGSTNLDLTSYSSTFDVEWYDPRNGGNLQSGIAIDGGASVSIGTPPSNTSKDWVALVTVAGGLSGIRAVISATPISGDAPLTVSFDGSQSTGDNLSYSWNFGDQSSSSNTATDTTVEHTYQSTGQYTATLTVADGTVSRTSSVNISVIGFRAADDPSPAVNGLDYSYYEGTWTMLPDFGTLTAANSGTMNSFDISSFISLNYGVVFTGYVDVPQDGEYTFTTSSNDGTKLYIGDSLIVDNDGTHVSQEASGSIGLKTGKHAIIVEYFQAGGTQVLDVYYDGPGTGGKIAIPDNALFRSDEATALNPFSFSLENNKNNENIILYDIRGKKITSGNAKILLRHGTIPQGIYFMKDGIQKRIIAK; from the coding sequence ATGCTCATTACTATTGCAGCAATTTCTGCATCACCTGTCATCACCGGCCAACTCAAGAAATGGCATAAAATAACAATCACTTTCGACGGTCCCCAGACAAGTGAAACTGCTGATCCGAATCCATTCCTTGATTACCGGCTCAAGGTTACATTCACTAATGGATTAAAAACATACACGATCCCGGGCTATTTTGCCGCTGATGGCGATGCTGCAAATACAGGAGCATCATCGGGAAATAAATGGCGGGTCCATTTCGCGCCGGATGAAACCGGTACCTGGAACTATACCGTTTCTTTCAGGCAGGGAACGAATATTGCGGTCACCAGCGATGCCGGAACAGCGGTAACACCACTCGATGGCGAAACCGGATCTTTTACTATTGCAGCTACAGACAAAACCGGACGAGATAACCGTGGAAAGGGAAGGCTTCAGTATGTTGGTGAACATTACCTTCGGTGGGCTGAGACTGGTGATTACTTTGTGAAAGGGGGAGCCGATGCTCCTGAGAATTTTCTTGCCTATGAGGATTTTGATAACACACCCGACAACGGTAACCGCCGCAAGAGCTGGTCCTATCATGTTCAGGATTGGAATAGCGGCGATCCCACCTGGAACAGCGGCAAAGGCAAAGGTATAATCGGCGCAATCAACTATCTCGCATCAAAAGGTATGAATGTTTTCTCATTTCTTACTATGAATATTACCGGAGATGACAAAAATGTTTTTCCGTATATTTCAGATAACTCAAGCGATTTCACCCGATTCGACTGCTCCAAACTTGATCAATGGGAAACCGTATTCGAGCATGCCGATAAAAAGGGCATGTACCTTCATTTCAAAACCCAGGAAACGGAAAACGATCAACTCCTTAACAACGGAAACATCGGCATTGAACGTAAAATTTATTATCGCGAACTGATAGCCCGTTTCGGACATCACCTGGCACTCAATTGGAACCTTGGAGAGGAAAATACTCAGACTCATCAGCAACGAAGAGATATGGCTCAATATTTCTACGATAACGACCCGTATCATCATAATATTGTTATCCATACCTATCCGGGTGATCACGATAATGTTTATTCCGAACTTATCGGATCAAAATCAAAATTGACCGGCGCATCGATACAGACCGGCTGGAGCAATGTGCATAATGCCACGAAAACCTGGGTCACCGCCTCAGCCAATGCCGGCAAGAAGTGGATTGTTGCCAATGATGAGCAGGGTAGTGCAAGTACGGGAGTACCGCCCGATTTAGGTTACCGGAATCCGGACAATAACAACGAAGAATACATTGGCGTCAATGATCGAGGTGACAATATTTCGGTAACATCAGATGATATCCGTCACAAAACGCTCTGGGGTAATCTTATGGCCGGCGGAGCGGGCGTGGAATATTATTTCGGATATCGCCTGCCGCAGAGCGACCTGACATGCCAGGATTATCGCAGTCGCGATAAAATGTGGGACTACACGCGACACGCCCTTGAATTCTTTCAAAATCATTTGCCGTTCGAGCTGATGCACTGCAATGATAATTTAACATCGGCCGGTAATGATTATTGCTTTGCATTGGAAGGAGAAATTTATGCGATTTATCTTCCCGGTGGAGGCAGTACCAATCTTGACCTGACGTCATATTCCAGCACTTTTGATGTTGAATGGTATGATCCACGGAATGGCGGTAATTTACAGAGCGGTATAGCGATCGATGGTGGTGCTTCAGTTTCAATCGGTACACCACCCAGTAATACAAGTAAAGACTGGGTTGCGCTCGTTACCGTTGCGGGTGGTCTCTCCGGCATTCGGGCTGTAATCTCCGCGACTCCCATCTCCGGCGATGCCCCGCTGACCGTTTCATTCGATGGCTCCCAGTCGACCGGTGACAATCTCTCCTATTCCTGGAATTTCGGGGATCAATCAAGCAGCAGCAACACTGCTACCGACACAACTGTAGAACATACCTACCAGTCAACCGGGCAGTATACCGCTACCCTCACGGTCGCCGATGGAACCGTTTCGAGAACATCATCGGTAAATATCAGCGTTATCGGCTTCAGAGCAGCGGATGATCCTTCACCGGCAGTAAATGGCCTCGACTATAGTTATTATGAAGGTACCTGGACTATGCTTCCGGACTTCGGTACACTTACAGCTGCAAACTCCGGTACCATGAACAGTTTTGATATATCATCATTCATTTCATTGAATTATGGTGTGGTTTTCACCGGCTATGTCGACGTTCCTCAGGATGGCGAGTATACATTCACCACAAGCTCCAATGACGGCACCAAGCTCTATATCGGCGACAGCCTGATAGTGGATAATGACGGCACCCATGTGTCCCAGGAGGCCTCTGGATCGATCGGCCTGAAAACAGGCAAACATGCGATCATAGTCGAATATTTCCAGGCTGGTGGAACCCAGGTGCTCGATGTTTACTACGACGGTCCCGGAACGGGTGGAAAAATTGCCATTCCCGATAATGCATTGTTCAGAAGTGACGAAGCTACGGCCTTAAACCCATTTTCGTTTTCCCTTGAAAACAACAAAAATAATGAAAACATCATACTCTATGATATCCGCGGGAAAAAAATAACCAGCGGTAACGCAAAAATTCTTCTCCGCCATGGGACGATACCGCAGGGTATCTATTTTATGAAAGATGGTATCCAAAAGAGAATTATCGCGAAATAA
- a CDS encoding TIGR02147 family protein, which yields MKKPFTTISVRDYLDYRAFLRDCYDDIHSRNKQFNYKYLIAKVGLKSPGHITQIFNGARNISPKMVEPFAGAFKLSKTDTEYFRNLVYYNQAKKHGEKDLYFKKLVAFHRKEKKLIDPRVYKYFSQWYNPVVRELVEVFFVADNNIKECARLITPKISINEMRESLDLLLELGLIAKSPSGVYTRVDSVVSTGEAWHSLTIHTYQRSTMDLAKDSLDTCPKEDRDISTLTLSIAEKQFPEIRAKIKQLRKELLEMATNEHTPDRIYQCNIQLFPVIDRLNSEVDNE from the coding sequence ATGAAAAAGCCCTTTACCACAATTTCAGTCCGCGACTATCTCGATTACCGTGCTTTTCTGCGCGATTGCTACGATGATATCCATTCCCGGAATAAACAATTCAATTATAAGTATCTTATTGCGAAGGTCGGCCTGAAATCTCCCGGGCATATTACCCAGATATTCAATGGCGCACGGAATATATCTCCAAAAATGGTGGAGCCTTTTGCCGGGGCATTTAAACTTTCAAAAACTGATACCGAATACTTCCGCAATCTGGTATATTATAATCAGGCGAAAAAACATGGCGAAAAAGATCTGTATTTCAAAAAGCTGGTGGCGTTTCACCGCAAAGAGAAAAAGCTGATCGATCCACGGGTCTATAAATATTTCTCACAATGGTACAATCCGGTAGTTCGTGAGCTTGTCGAGGTTTTCTTTGTTGCCGACAATAATATCAAGGAATGCGCCAGGCTTATAACGCCAAAAATTTCCATAAACGAGATGAGAGAATCACTTGATCTTCTTTTAGAGCTGGGGTTGATTGCAAAAAGCCCGAGTGGTGTCTATACAAGGGTGGATTCGGTTGTTTCGACCGGGGAAGCCTGGCATTCGCTGACAATACATACATATCAGCGTTCGACCATGGATCTGGCAAAAGATTCGCTTGATACATGCCCCAAAGAAGACCGGGATATCTCGACATTGACATTGAGTATTGCGGAAAAACAATTTCCCGAGATCCGCGCAAAAATAAAGCAGTTGCGAAAAGAGCTCCTGGAAATGGCGACCAATGAGCATACGCCCGACAGAATCTATCAGTGCAATATACAGCTTTTTCCGGTAATAGACCGCCTGAACAGCGAGGTGGACAATGAATAA